The following are from one region of the Silene latifolia isolate original U9 population chromosome 9, ASM4854445v1, whole genome shotgun sequence genome:
- the LOC141599642 gene encoding LOW QUALITY PROTEIN: uncharacterized protein LOC141599642 (The sequence of the model RefSeq protein was modified relative to this genomic sequence to represent the inferred CDS: deleted 1 base in 1 codon) gives MVALLHSSFLPPPPSLLHHHNNNHHHHRTLTTAPIRCGGVSPDPWTLSDGSNLNKPKPRSKHAKNPLSDDNARRIIKSKSRYLSALRRNQGPQAQTPKWVRRSPEQMVQYLHDDRNGHIYGGHVVAAIKAVRSLSQEKEGRYDMRLVMGSFVAKLNFRDMCVVLKEVKGWRQVRDFFAWMKLQLCYRPSVIAYTIVLRAYGQVGKINLAEETFLEMLDAGCEPDEIACGTMLCTYARWGRHKAMLAFYLAVQERGVLLSVAVYNFMLSSLQKKALHQDVVQVYRDMVDKRVVPNHFTFTIVICSFVKQGLLEDALVAFSRMKKLGFIPEEVTYSLLLTANVKEGRQDEALRLYEEMRSLDIIPSNYTCASLLTLYYKNRDYPKALSLFSDMERYKIQADEVIYGLLLRIYGKLGLYDDAEKTFEEAERLGLLGDEKTYNAMAQVYLSGGFYTKALNTMEMMRSRNIGFSRYAYTVLLKCYVMKEDLESAEVTFQSLYNTGIPDSRSCCDMLNLYYKQELFEKAKNFIVQIRKDNIVFDEQLCRTVMKIYSKEGMLKETKIFIEEIRASGYLKNSNFIRTLHMISHGESGKIEKEKGSLTTSDVLDTNALELMLYLYLASGNDVKTGYTLDLLLGANDGLSLANQLVGKIIREGDTFRAEILLDLLIKRHVQPQGGIASMINLYGKQQKFEIVRKLFEAVAASAVCDAELYNAMVEACVKCGEPEEAYRHYKENLERGINFNCVVVSVLVNGLTNQGKHKEAEDVVHRSFHSNLMLDTVAYNTFIKAMLGAGKLHFAINIFQRMLSAGVSPSIQTFSTMISVYGRQRKLDEVVKIFDMVQNLGVPMDEKAYTNLISIYGKSGKVEEASALFSKMRQEGIQPGKISYSVMMNACAAAGLHSEAEELLKEMRRDGYARDYHLDFVTYLALMKAYTDEMKYREAEQL, from the exons ATGGTAGCCCTTCTTCACTCATCCTTCCTTCCTCCACCACCATCACTCCTCCACCACCATAACAAcaaccatcaccaccaccgcacTCTGACCACCGCACCAATCCGATGCGGCGGTGTATCACCAGACCCATGGACACTGAGCGACGGCAGCAACCTCAACAAACCCAAACCCCGTTCAAAACACGCCAAAAACCCTCTCTCCGACGACAACGCTCGCCGCATTATCAAATCCAAATCCCGCTACTTGAGTGCATTACGCCGTAACCAGGGCCCGCAAGCGCAAACCCCCAAGTGGGTCCGACGCTCACCTGAGCAAATGGTTCAGTACTTGCATGACGACCGCAACGGTCATATTTACGGTGGTCATGTTGTTGCCGCAATTAAAGCGGTCCGAAGCTTGTCGCAGGAGAAAGAGGGGAGGTATGATATGAGGTTGGTTATGGGTTCGTTTGTTGCTAAATTGAATTTTCGAGATATGTGTGTTGTTTTGAAGGAGGTTAAAGGTTGGCGCCAAGTTCGTGATTTCTTTGCTTGGATGAAATTGCAG TTGTGTTACCGTCCCAGTGTAATAGCATACACGATTGTCCTACGTGCATATGGTCAAGTTGGAAAGATTAATCTCGCTGAGGAGACATTTCTAGAGATGCTTGATGCTGGATGTGAACCTGATGAAATTGCGTGTGGTACCATGTTATGTACATATGCTCGATGGGGACGTCATAAGGCTATGCTAGCATTTTACTTAGCTGTGCAAGAGAGGGGTGTATTACTTTCTGTTGCGGTTTATAATTTTATGCTGTCATCGTTACAAAAGAAAGCGCTCCACCAAGATGTGGTGCAGGTATACAGGGACATGGTTGATAAGAGAGTGGTACCGAATCACTTCACGTTCACTATAGTTATTTGCTCATTTGTGAAACAAGGCCTTCTTGAAGACGCTTTGGTTGCTTTTAGCAGGATGAAAAAACTCGGATTTATACCTGAAGAGGTCACATACAGTCTCCTTTTAACAGCAAATGTAAAAGAAGGCAGGCAAGATGAAGCATTAAGGCTTTACGAAGAAATGAGATCTCTAGATATAATACCAAGTAATTATACTTGTGCTTCGCTTTTAACTCTGTATTACAAGAACAGAGATTACCCAAAGGCTCTGTCTCTTTTCTCAGATATGGAAAGGTATAAAATACAAGCCGATGAAGTCATATATGGTTTACTTTTAAGAATATATGGGAAGCTTGGGCTCTATGATGATGCAGAGAAGACCTTTGAAGAGGCTGAACGTCTTGGTCTTCTCGGTGACGAAAAGACGTATAACGCAATGGCACAAGTGTATCTTAGTGGTGGATTTTATACAAAAGCCTTAAATACAATGGAGATGATGAGGTCTCGAAATATAGGCTTCTCACGATATGCCTACACAGTATTGTTAAAGTGTTATGTGATGAAGGAAGATCTGGAATCTGCTGAAGTGACTTTTCAGTCTTTATATAACACGGGAATTCCCGATTCAAGATCTTGCTGTGACATGCTCAACCTTTACTACAAACAAGAGCTGTTTGAGAAGGCTAAAAATTTCATTGTTCAGATTAGAAAGGACAACATTGTGTTTGATGAGCAGCTATGCCGGACAGTGATGAAGATTTACTCCAAGGAGGGCATGCTTAAAGAAACTAAGATATTTATTGAGGAGATAAGGGCAAGTGGATATCTGAAAAACAGCAACTTTATTCGCACACTTCACATGATTTCACATGGGGAAAGCGGGAAGATTGAGAAAGAAAAAGGATCTTTGACAACCTCAGATGTACTTGATACCAATGCTTTGGAGCTTATGCTTTACCTCTACTTGGCCAGCGGTAATGATGTCAAAACAGGATACACGCTAGATTTATTGCTTGGGGCTAATGATGGATTATCCCTCGCAAATCAACTTGTTGGCAAGATTATACGTGAAG GCGACACATTTCGAGCGGAAATTCTCTTGGATTTATTAATCAAAAGACATGTACAACCTCAGGGTGGGATAGCTTCCATGATAAATTTATATGGGAAACAACAGAAGTTCGAAATTGTGAGAAAATTGTTTGAAGCCGTGGCTGCTTCTGCTGTTTGTGATGCTGAATTATACAATGCAATGGTTGAAGCCTGTGTCAAGTGCGGGGAACCAGAAGAGGCTTATCGGCATTACAAAGAGAACTTAGAAAGAGGAATTAATTTCAATTGTGTTGTTGTTAGTGTCCTTGTGAATGGTCTAACAAATCAAG GGAAGCATAAGGAGGCAGAGGATGTAGTACACAGAAGTTTCCATTCCAACTTAATGCTCGACACTGTTGCATATAATACATTTATAAAGGCAATGTTGGGAGcag GCAAATTGCATTTTGCAATCAATATCTTCCAGCGTATGCTTTCTGCAGGAGTTTCACCATCAATTCAGACGTTTAGCACAATGATCAG TGTTTATGGAAGACAGAGGAAGTTAGACGAAGTGGTTAAGATTTTTGATATGGTGCAGAACTTGGGTGTTCCTATGGACGAGAAAGCATATACTAATCTGATAAGCATATATGGGAAATCTG GAAAGGTTGAGGAAGCGTCTGCGTTATTTTCAAAAATGCGGCAAGAGGGCATACAACCCGGAAAG ATAAGCTACAGTGTTATGATGAATGCATGTGCAGCTGCTGGACTTCATTCTGAGGCGGAGGAATTATTGAAGGAGATGCGTAGAGATGGTTATGCC AGAGATTATCACCTAGATTTCGTCACTTACCTTGCTCTTATGAAGGCTTACACAGATGAAATGAAGTATCGAGAAGCAGAACAACTGTAA
- the LOC141599643 gene encoding phosphoglycerate mutase-like protein 1 isoform X1 produces MFHSSFSTTLIICNVQRLHIYNSSFSWLLIIFQLYLLFRLSPNLSYSFSTDMDHANGPSLYPLYRCKTVHLVRHAQGVHNIEGDKNYKACMKPEYFDAPLTRLGWQQVDCLRKHVHAAGLHKRIELVVTSPLSRTMQTAVGVFGGEGYTDRVDVLPLMVANAGNSDRAAISSLNCPPIMAAELCREHLGVHPCDQRRHIHQYQCMFPAIDFSQIESDEDVLWKADVRETKAEVAERGMKFMNWLWTRNEKEIAVVTHSGFLFHTLSQFGNDCHPLIKDDMCKRFGNCELRSMVIVDRNMTGSNASITNYPGKIPCGPDLASDVADDKGSENS; encoded by the exons ATGTTTCATTCCTCCTTTTCCACCACTCTTATTATATGTAATGTTCAAAGATTACATATTTACAACTCCTCTTTTTCTTGGCTGCTAATCATTTTCCAATTATACCTTCTCTTCCGTCTCTCTCCCAACCTTTC TTACTCATTTTCAACAGATATGGACCATGCAAATGGCCCAAGTCTATATCCATTGTACCGCTGCAAAACTGTCCACCTG GTCAGACATGCACAAGGAGTTCACAATATAGAAGGTGACAAGAATTACAAAGCGTGCATGAAACCTGAATATTTTGATGCCCCACTGACTCGATTAGGTTGGCAGCAG GTTGATTGCTTACGTAAACATGTCCATGCTGCTGGCCTGCATAAAAGAATCGAGTTAGTCGTTACATCTCCATTGTCAAG GACTATGCAGACTGCTGTTGGTGTCTTTGGTGGTGAGGGCTATACTGATAGAGTGGATGTGCTACCTCTAATGGTGGCAAATGCTGGAAACAGTGACCGTGCTGCCATTTCAAGTCTAAATTGCCCACCTATCATGGCTGCTGAGCTCTGCCGTGAGCATTTG GGAGTTCATCCTTGTGACCAGAGGAGACACATTCATCAATATCAGTGTATGTTCCCTGCAATTGATTTTTCGCAG ATTGAAAGTGATGAAGATGTTTTATGGAAGGCTGATGTTCGAGAGACGAAAGCGGAAGTTGCAGAAAGGGGAATGAAGTTTATGAATTG GCTATGGACAAGGAACGAGAAGGAAATAGCAGTGGTAACTCACAGTGGGTTTTTGTTTCATACTTTGAGTCAATTTGGAAATGACTGTCACCCTCTAATCAAAGATGACATGTGTAAACG GTTTGGAAATTGTGAGCTTCGTTCGATGGTCATCGTTGATAGGAA TATGACAGGATCTAATGCATCAATCACTAATTATCCGGGTAAGATACCCTGTGGGCCGGACCTTGCTAGTGATGTTGCTGATGACAAGGGAAGTGAAAATTCTTGA
- the LOC141599643 gene encoding phosphoglycerate mutase-like protein 1 isoform X2 yields the protein MDHANGPSLYPLYRCKTVHLVRHAQGVHNIEGDKNYKACMKPEYFDAPLTRLGWQQVDCLRKHVHAAGLHKRIELVVTSPLSRTMQTAVGVFGGEGYTDRVDVLPLMVANAGNSDRAAISSLNCPPIMAAELCREHLGVHPCDQRRHIHQYQCMFPAIDFSQIESDEDVLWKADVRETKAEVAERGMKFMNWLWTRNEKEIAVVTHSGFLFHTLSQFGNDCHPLIKDDMCKRFGNCELRSMVIVDRNMTGSNASITNYPGKIPCGPDLASDVADDKGSENS from the exons ATGGACCATGCAAATGGCCCAAGTCTATATCCATTGTACCGCTGCAAAACTGTCCACCTG GTCAGACATGCACAAGGAGTTCACAATATAGAAGGTGACAAGAATTACAAAGCGTGCATGAAACCTGAATATTTTGATGCCCCACTGACTCGATTAGGTTGGCAGCAG GTTGATTGCTTACGTAAACATGTCCATGCTGCTGGCCTGCATAAAAGAATCGAGTTAGTCGTTACATCTCCATTGTCAAG GACTATGCAGACTGCTGTTGGTGTCTTTGGTGGTGAGGGCTATACTGATAGAGTGGATGTGCTACCTCTAATGGTGGCAAATGCTGGAAACAGTGACCGTGCTGCCATTTCAAGTCTAAATTGCCCACCTATCATGGCTGCTGAGCTCTGCCGTGAGCATTTG GGAGTTCATCCTTGTGACCAGAGGAGACACATTCATCAATATCAGTGTATGTTCCCTGCAATTGATTTTTCGCAG ATTGAAAGTGATGAAGATGTTTTATGGAAGGCTGATGTTCGAGAGACGAAAGCGGAAGTTGCAGAAAGGGGAATGAAGTTTATGAATTG GCTATGGACAAGGAACGAGAAGGAAATAGCAGTGGTAACTCACAGTGGGTTTTTGTTTCATACTTTGAGTCAATTTGGAAATGACTGTCACCCTCTAATCAAAGATGACATGTGTAAACG GTTTGGAAATTGTGAGCTTCGTTCGATGGTCATCGTTGATAGGAA TATGACAGGATCTAATGCATCAATCACTAATTATCCGGGTAAGATACCCTGTGGGCCGGACCTTGCTAGTGATGTTGCTGATGACAAGGGAAGTGAAAATTCTTGA